A genomic segment from Luteolibacter ambystomatis encodes:
- a CDS encoding RHS repeat-associated core domain-containing protein has translation MRFNYASKWLTVFVLQLAFSVNLFAMAFVEPFESPAPGTNPAWWTETGESSLVADGPTNKVLRLSPALNEGNETKVVRPITWDETKTIAFIDFMVKPAANPEGSLAAIYVNGTQIAFQVTEGDADGTIWAYHGNDDDENQPSSYWVETPSTYAFSSTTLKANAFNRITLRHDYGRQVWDLFVDGKISAANLGFSGRGDKLDAIEFYGGTVADQDIDQLQADPDNMLFPDADKDGLPDAWETANGSNPNVYDRDNLAPNGKSFLENYIASLWSTTTVPNAHAVGGAVSSVNIPPLTIIGSHEMVGSLKGAMTVGGDGSSNYSIPLDLPKGTGGMEPKLSFNYSSGGGNGPLGVGWSLGGLEKIVRVQSSAVKDGSFDPVDFDQYDRFLFNGERLVCVSGTYGTPGSEYRTEIDSYAKIKFNTATSPAKPYWTVQTKSGLTVTLGETADSREDCTAGTLAWGVSKVSDTVGNYYKVDYTRDTVSGIGLASQRVASISYTGHEGSFTQAPYCTVYFDYETREDQTRTYSPNTSYLMAKRLAKVRVTTKGFCNHSYVLAYDYSYQSKRSFLKSVQKLGMDQPTQGVPATTFTYGGLTSTEQLWSAPSNSEWPVYNATWDTTGNVNSMVTTSEGGTLVRLDGDVSRVHPLTPAVTLYSDSKLTFQFRGGSATGGSFVSGAYIGFDTDSTYTANPARLTLIKGSGTAPAIAKDSTITYNPASTPDGWQTMTINVGGIATGSHGYFVLMNVDDNPNDGVSSAEFRDLRLYRGDTQVPADVSAMSFSAQWEMPHFLDSLGKDLGIRFIDLDGDGLQDMCDWRAYGYTNTSGTLAPDSIGQVFRNTGNGFTVAPSLLPEAWMPLSSRKDDLEAYHYDRKHHLFAQPMDINGDGKMDLMCSTAIKYSGGALSNDLTFWTQVDIGGGAKDWRELTAYKMPFRMKNIGSSAPYGGTPRDQHAEWVDIDSDGYLDFVCFTTSQGKLVNATNDTTVIVAGDKPTAWLNRVHKNEGWVQADALAFPEMLKRTYPAEEEKGRRLADLDADGHPEVLEAISAGTGELRKSYAMTFAANGQPTGWNETPGAENPPTSTGNLDLPTGSGMANAAFVNVNADSLGTQMTDFNNDGLADVIRSARSGSNLRCIYMNTGSTTSRWAAEPAAGGSVDQRYTYDLPRPLNFVVSNVYYPVGYEFADINGDGLTDIIFGQNDVPDDATINNNAVMMNTGSGWLSRNDSQKWGMPNGVRFSLSQADAQNGKRRARLQDLNGDGFPDLIAGLVDQAPSVLINQCRPEVMTSVTDGYGATLAATYQRLNDPAAVSGDAGGRPVYLPWVGTSDTDLLPEGQIMVRDNRLVVSRLIESDGRGGSRATRHHFGDLRFDRINDVSLGFGKAEVYDELWTGVPPLSVATTAPTGGNYFIRGCSKTTMSRTFPHAGSPVTQESYINVTSASPSGIETGVSTGFKLVKRDLSAYGTLASTTGVAGGTILRPVQIKSVNTTLDINGTVMTETVASNPTTNFDAYGFLTFAKVGSKIPSGSVLAEITDVAAAIATAEGHTDFSSLETTNTYDHNVSGDKWHLGRLRTATSVARKKDHSPLTKQTSYSYHSTTGLLEEERVEPNDSLLKSITTYGRDGYGNITSTSVEASSKHDTYAAQTRSKSTSFNDPDDSSFNGRFPCSETNAIGTVYHSYDQERALLMKTKNIDTLFTTFSYDIFGTHVTTLAPDGTQAAEITRKAGNADLPSAVVTAMGGSSIRWMKGKQASGSPWAVAYYDALGRQVASETMTLSAYGSGGSQWKPVYSVIKYDSQGRKTDEAQPFFIGETIRWTSYVFDDVGRVLKTTHPDGTVEEVVKIEAGLSASGEPFSYIKAKGRMKTSGEDTWGTQYAQRWNNAKGTLLKSLDDSGLTSDFDYDAEGKLLTATVGSIVMMTNTYDTLGRKTQGVDKDAGTSKIGYSGFGETVFLENASGEQTLTEYDAMGRVTKVIRPSGEGTFDYAYKPGSPGKGLLESIQKAGVSGWSETLHYDRFARPDVATRNRNTESFTTETHYDALGRVDYTIDAGGLMVVHEYDKVYSAKIRSSIFKPGSTTDKITLWEARAFDSAGRPTQQYLAQGVTTDTTYEAATGKTLSISSTGPIGTLQNLTFEWDSKTNLKKRQDTIAGQTETFTYDTSNRLVSSSIGGSYYYDANGNLTSKDGETRTYGTPRVHAVAQATIKSQLKNYAYDAGGHVTSEKDSSNNTIRAYTWTSFGQLESVSQSSCPLLKTFDPSTKYDQGGSVYGIPLSTQFLESAGVASFEFDSAGDRSAQTLLRTYVDTSVARVDTTYLGSYEREVHSTIAAGTSTQTVVKTIHRHHLGAAIYTVESGTGGSSTKLSTLLTDHLGSTDVLLVGTWGGSAFGNFKAERQSFDAWGERRNPDTWVKWRGNYADGQRTSAANFHHGYTGHEMLDDFGLVHMNGRIYDAELGRFLSADPYVQAPELSQNFNRYSYVLNNPLSYTDPTGHIIFGLPTLIIWAAEFLVVRNYCKQHPNTFVGQMLPKVYAFAVTVAVTVATGGNAVAGGAAGGATDAFLSGGNAHDVLRAAGTSAVQAAITAGVLHNLEPGGWLKSLPMPTQVAAHVVGHGLVGGAANEAMGGKFMDGFLSAAAGALGTDMGIAQHLGLGKPGDSSNVFARDMVAAVIGGTAAELGGGKFANGAFMAAFQHHYNAEFDKWSETHYEADDRSFRIDSNVYGNEKEGVRSGKIQIHIGRQHEEFVYNPEKNEFFNKDGQRLPMKIRKAVLKNSQVQRGLNKAIARLKTAGVVMKNSAGPLMLLGIVMWGNSAAGDVEKYRVAVEGGNPSLITAARRDMIENSPMMDSYKVQLTISLTEVDGGDDK, from the coding sequence ATGAGATTCAATTACGCGAGCAAGTGGCTCACCGTCTTCGTCCTTCAGTTGGCATTCAGTGTCAACTTGTTCGCCATGGCCTTTGTGGAGCCTTTCGAAAGCCCCGCGCCAGGCACGAATCCAGCGTGGTGGACGGAAACCGGCGAGTCCTCGCTGGTGGCGGATGGCCCCACCAACAAGGTGCTGCGCCTGTCTCCGGCCCTCAACGAAGGCAATGAGACGAAGGTGGTGCGTCCCATCACCTGGGATGAAACCAAGACCATCGCGTTCATCGACTTCATGGTCAAACCGGCCGCGAATCCGGAGGGCAGTCTCGCCGCGATCTATGTGAACGGTACCCAGATCGCCTTCCAGGTGACGGAGGGTGATGCCGATGGCACCATCTGGGCTTATCACGGCAATGACGATGATGAGAACCAGCCGTCCTCCTACTGGGTGGAGACTCCCTCGACGTATGCATTTTCCTCCACCACGCTGAAAGCGAATGCGTTCAACCGCATCACGCTGCGCCATGACTACGGCCGCCAGGTGTGGGACCTCTTCGTGGATGGCAAGATCTCCGCGGCCAATCTGGGCTTCTCCGGACGCGGGGACAAACTGGACGCGATCGAGTTCTACGGCGGCACGGTGGCGGATCAGGACATCGACCAACTCCAGGCGGACCCGGACAACATGCTCTTCCCGGATGCGGACAAGGACGGTCTGCCGGACGCGTGGGAAACGGCCAATGGTTCCAATCCCAATGTTTACGACCGGGACAACCTCGCTCCGAATGGCAAGTCGTTTCTGGAAAACTACATCGCTTCGCTGTGGTCCACGACGACGGTGCCGAACGCCCACGCCGTGGGTGGCGCGGTTTCGAGCGTGAACATCCCGCCGCTGACAATCATCGGCAGCCATGAAATGGTCGGTTCGCTCAAGGGCGCGATGACCGTGGGCGGTGATGGATCGTCGAACTACTCGATCCCGCTCGATCTGCCGAAGGGAACGGGCGGCATGGAGCCGAAGCTTTCGTTCAACTATTCCAGCGGCGGTGGCAATGGCCCGCTCGGCGTGGGATGGAGCCTCGGCGGGCTTGAGAAGATCGTGCGCGTCCAATCGAGCGCGGTGAAGGACGGCTCGTTCGATCCGGTGGACTTCGACCAGTACGACCGCTTCCTTTTCAACGGCGAGCGTCTCGTCTGCGTATCCGGCACCTACGGCACTCCGGGATCGGAGTACCGGACGGAGATCGATTCCTACGCGAAGATCAAATTCAACACCGCCACGTCCCCGGCGAAGCCCTATTGGACGGTCCAGACGAAATCCGGCCTGACCGTCACGCTCGGCGAGACCGCGGATTCCCGTGAGGACTGCACCGCGGGCACGCTGGCCTGGGGCGTCAGCAAGGTGTCCGATACCGTAGGCAACTACTACAAGGTGGACTACACCCGGGACACCGTTTCGGGCATCGGTCTGGCCAGCCAGCGCGTGGCCTCGATCTCCTACACCGGCCACGAGGGTTCCTTTACGCAGGCTCCGTACTGCACCGTCTATTTCGACTACGAAACTCGCGAGGACCAGACGCGGACCTACAGCCCGAACACCAGCTATCTGATGGCGAAGCGGCTGGCGAAGGTGCGGGTGACCACCAAGGGCTTCTGCAACCACAGCTACGTCCTGGCCTACGACTATTCCTACCAGAGCAAGCGCTCCTTCCTGAAGTCCGTGCAGAAGCTCGGCATGGACCAGCCCACGCAGGGCGTGCCGGCCACCACCTTCACCTACGGCGGCCTCACCTCCACCGAGCAGCTCTGGAGTGCTCCGAGCAATTCGGAGTGGCCGGTGTACAACGCGACCTGGGACACCACGGGCAATGTGAACTCGATGGTCACCACCTCCGAGGGTGGCACCCTGGTACGCCTGGATGGGGACGTGTCCCGCGTGCATCCGCTGACTCCGGCCGTGACACTCTACTCGGACTCGAAGCTGACGTTCCAGTTCCGGGGTGGCTCGGCCACGGGAGGTTCGTTCGTTTCGGGAGCTTACATCGGCTTTGATACGGACAGCACCTACACGGCCAATCCGGCCCGCCTGACGCTCATCAAGGGCAGCGGCACCGCGCCGGCGATCGCGAAGGACAGCACCATCACCTACAACCCGGCCTCCACGCCGGATGGTTGGCAGACGATGACCATCAATGTGGGGGGCATTGCCACCGGCTCGCACGGTTACTTCGTCCTGATGAACGTGGACGATAATCCCAATGACGGGGTTTCGAGCGCGGAGTTCCGCGATCTGCGGCTGTATCGCGGCGACACCCAGGTGCCGGCGGATGTCTCGGCCATGAGCTTCTCCGCGCAGTGGGAGATGCCGCATTTCCTCGATTCGCTCGGCAAGGATCTCGGCATCCGCTTCATCGACCTGGATGGCGACGGCCTGCAGGACATGTGCGACTGGCGCGCCTACGGCTACACGAACACTTCGGGAACCTTGGCGCCCGACAGCATCGGCCAGGTGTTCCGGAACACCGGCAATGGCTTCACCGTCGCTCCATCGCTGCTGCCGGAGGCCTGGATGCCGCTGTCCTCCCGCAAGGACGACCTGGAGGCCTACCATTACGACCGCAAGCACCATCTCTTCGCCCAGCCGATGGACATCAACGGCGATGGCAAGATGGACCTGATGTGCTCGACCGCGATCAAGTATTCGGGAGGCGCGCTGTCCAACGACCTGACCTTCTGGACGCAGGTGGACATCGGTGGCGGAGCCAAGGACTGGCGGGAACTGACCGCCTACAAGATGCCCTTCCGCATGAAGAACATCGGTTCTTCCGCGCCCTACGGCGGTACGCCGCGCGACCAGCATGCGGAGTGGGTCGATATCGATTCGGACGGCTATCTCGATTTCGTCTGCTTCACCACCTCGCAGGGCAAGCTGGTCAATGCGACCAACGACACCACGGTCATCGTCGCCGGGGACAAACCCACAGCGTGGCTGAACCGTGTCCACAAAAACGAAGGCTGGGTGCAGGCGGATGCCCTGGCATTCCCGGAAATGCTCAAGCGCACCTATCCGGCGGAGGAGGAAAAGGGCCGCCGCCTCGCGGACCTCGATGCGGACGGACACCCGGAAGTGCTCGAGGCCATTTCCGCGGGCACGGGCGAGCTGCGCAAGAGCTACGCGATGACCTTCGCCGCCAACGGCCAGCCCACCGGTTGGAACGAAACGCCGGGTGCGGAAAACCCGCCGACGTCCACCGGCAACCTGGATCTTCCCACCGGCAGCGGCATGGCGAACGCCGCGTTCGTCAATGTGAATGCCGACTCGCTCGGCACGCAGATGACGGACTTCAACAATGACGGGCTTGCGGACGTGATCCGCTCCGCGCGCTCCGGCTCGAACCTGCGCTGCATCTACATGAACACCGGCTCCACCACCAGCCGGTGGGCGGCCGAACCTGCGGCGGGAGGCAGCGTCGACCAGCGTTACACCTACGATCTGCCGCGTCCGCTTAACTTCGTGGTCAGCAATGTGTATTACCCGGTGGGCTATGAATTCGCCGACATCAACGGTGACGGCCTCACGGACATCATCTTCGGCCAGAACGACGTGCCGGACGATGCCACGATCAACAACAACGCCGTGATGATGAACACGGGGTCCGGCTGGCTTTCCCGGAACGACAGCCAGAAGTGGGGCATGCCGAACGGCGTCCGCTTCAGCCTGAGCCAGGCGGATGCGCAGAACGGCAAGCGCCGTGCGAGACTCCAGGACCTCAATGGCGACGGTTTTCCGGATCTCATCGCGGGTCTGGTGGACCAGGCTCCGTCCGTGCTCATCAACCAGTGCCGCCCGGAGGTAATGACCTCCGTGACGGACGGCTACGGGGCCACTCTCGCGGCGACCTACCAGCGTCTCAACGATCCCGCAGCCGTCAGCGGTGATGCGGGAGGACGTCCGGTGTATCTGCCGTGGGTGGGAACCAGCGACACCGACCTCCTGCCTGAAGGCCAGATCATGGTGCGTGACAACCGGCTGGTGGTCAGCCGTCTGATCGAGTCGGACGGCCGGGGCGGTTCCCGCGCCACCCGCCACCATTTCGGCGACCTGCGCTTCGACCGCATCAACGATGTCTCGCTCGGATTCGGCAAGGCCGAGGTTTACGACGAACTGTGGACGGGCGTGCCGCCGCTGTCCGTGGCCACGACCGCGCCCACGGGTGGCAACTATTTCATCCGCGGATGCTCGAAGACCACGATGTCCCGGACCTTCCCGCACGCGGGCAGTCCGGTGACCCAGGAGTCCTACATCAATGTGACTTCCGCCAGCCCGTCGGGAATCGAAACGGGCGTGAGCACCGGCTTCAAGTTGGTGAAGCGGGATCTCTCCGCCTACGGGACGCTGGCTTCCACCACCGGTGTTGCCGGGGGCACCATCCTGCGGCCGGTGCAGATCAAGTCGGTCAATACGACCCTCGACATCAATGGCACGGTGATGACGGAGACGGTGGCCAGCAATCCGACTACGAATTTCGACGCCTACGGCTTCCTCACGTTCGCCAAGGTCGGCTCGAAGATTCCTTCCGGCAGCGTGCTGGCGGAGATCACGGATGTGGCTGCGGCCATCGCCACGGCCGAGGGACACACGGACTTCTCCAGCCTGGAGACCACCAACACCTACGATCACAATGTATCGGGCGACAAGTGGCACCTGGGGCGCCTGCGCACCGCCACCAGCGTGGCGAGGAAGAAGGATCATTCCCCGCTCACCAAGCAGACCAGCTACAGCTATCACAGCACCACCGGCCTGCTGGAGGAGGAAAGGGTCGAGCCGAATGATTCGCTGCTCAAATCCATCACCACCTATGGGCGGGATGGCTACGGCAATATCACCAGCACCTCCGTGGAGGCTTCCTCGAAGCATGATACCTACGCGGCCCAGACCCGGAGCAAGTCCACCAGCTTCAACGATCCGGACGACAGCAGCTTCAACGGCCGCTTCCCGTGCTCGGAGACGAATGCCATCGGCACGGTGTATCACTCATACGATCAGGAGCGCGCGCTGCTGATGAAGACCAAGAACATCGACACCCTGTTCACGACGTTCAGCTACGATATCTTCGGCACGCACGTGACCACCCTTGCTCCGGACGGCACCCAGGCTGCGGAGATCACCCGCAAGGCGGGCAATGCCGATCTGCCGTCCGCCGTGGTGACCGCCATGGGCGGCTCGTCCATCCGCTGGATGAAGGGCAAACAGGCCTCAGGTTCGCCATGGGCCGTGGCCTACTATGATGCGTTGGGTCGCCAGGTCGCGTCGGAAACCATGACCCTCTCCGCCTACGGATCGGGTGGCTCCCAGTGGAAGCCGGTTTACTCCGTCATCAAATACGACAGCCAGGGGCGGAAGACGGATGAAGCGCAGCCCTTCTTCATCGGCGAGACCATCCGCTGGACCAGCTATGTATTCGATGATGTCGGCCGCGTGCTGAAGACCACCCACCCGGATGGCACGGTCGAGGAGGTCGTCAAGATCGAGGCCGGCCTTTCCGCGAGCGGCGAACCGTTCAGCTACATCAAGGCGAAGGGCCGCATGAAGACCTCCGGTGAGGACACCTGGGGCACCCAGTATGCCCAGCGCTGGAACAACGCCAAGGGCACGCTCTTGAAGAGCCTGGATGACTCCGGACTGACTTCCGATTTCGACTATGACGCGGAGGGCAAGCTGCTCACCGCCACGGTGGGGAGCATCGTGATGATGACCAACACCTACGACACCCTCGGCCGCAAGACCCAGGGCGTGGACAAGGATGCGGGCACCAGCAAGATCGGCTACAGCGGATTCGGGGAAACGGTCTTTCTGGAGAATGCCAGCGGCGAGCAGACCCTCACCGAATACGATGCGATGGGCCGTGTCACCAAGGTCATCCGTCCTTCCGGTGAAGGCACGTTCGACTACGCCTACAAGCCCGGTTCCCCCGGCAAGGGACTGCTTGAGTCGATCCAGAAGGCAGGCGTGTCCGGTTGGAGTGAGACGCTCCACTACGACCGGTTCGCGCGTCCGGATGTGGCCACGCGGAACCGGAATACCGAGAGCTTCACCACGGAAACGCACTACGATGCGCTGGGGCGGGTGGATTACACCATCGATGCGGGCGGTCTGATGGTCGTCCACGAATACGACAAGGTTTACTCCGCCAAGATCCGCTCCTCGATCTTCAAGCCGGGCAGCACCACCGACAAGATCACCCTTTGGGAAGCGCGCGCGTTCGATTCCGCGGGACGGCCCACCCAGCAGTATCTGGCGCAGGGTGTGACCACGGACACGACCTATGAGGCGGCGACCGGGAAGACCCTCTCGATCTCCTCGACGGGACCGATCGGCACGCTCCAGAACCTCACCTTCGAGTGGGACAGCAAGACCAACCTGAAGAAACGCCAGGATACGATCGCCGGGCAGACCGAGACATTCACGTATGATACCTCGAACCGTCTGGTGTCCTCCTCCATCGGTGGTTCCTACTACTACGACGCGAACGGGAACCTGACCTCGAAGGACGGAGAAACCCGCACTTATGGCACTCCGCGGGTCCATGCCGTGGCCCAGGCGACCATCAAGAGCCAGCTCAAGAACTACGCCTATGATGCCGGCGGGCACGTCACTTCCGAGAAAGACAGTTCGAACAACACGATCCGCGCCTACACGTGGACCTCGTTCGGGCAGTTGGAATCCGTCAGCCAGTCGAGCTGCCCGCTGCTGAAGACCTTCGATCCCTCCACGAAGTATGACCAGGGCGGCTCGGTCTATGGCATTCCGCTTTCGACCCAGTTCCTGGAGTCGGCGGGAGTTGCCAGCTTCGAGTTCGATTCAGCGGGAGATCGCAGCGCTCAGACGTTGCTGCGCACTTACGTGGATACTTCGGTGGCGCGGGTGGATACCACCTACCTCGGCAGCTACGAGCGCGAGGTCCACAGCACCATCGCGGCGGGAACCAGCACCCAGACGGTGGTGAAGACCATCCACCGCCACCATCTGGGAGCGGCGATCTACACGGTGGAATCCGGCACGGGTGGCTCCTCCACCAAGCTCTCGACGCTGCTGACCGATCATCTCGGCTCCACGGACGTGCTGCTGGTGGGCACCTGGGGTGGATCGGCCTTCGGCAACTTCAAGGCCGAGCGCCAGAGCTTCGATGCCTGGGGGGAGCGCCGCAATCCGGATACCTGGGTGAAGTGGCGAGGCAACTATGCAGACGGCCAGCGGACCAGCGCCGCGAATTTCCACCACGGCTACACCGGCCACGAGATGCTGGATGACTTCGGCCTCGTCCACATGAACGGCCGCATCTACGACGCGGAACTCGGCCGTTTCCTGTCCGCGGACCCGTACGTCCAGGCCCCGGAGTTGAGCCAGAACTTCAATCGCTACAGCTACGTTCTCAACAACCCGCTGAGCTACACCGATCCGACCGGGCACATCATTTTCGGGTTGCCGACACTCATCATCTGGGCAGCGGAATTCCTGGTTGTCCGGAACTACTGCAAACAGCATCCGAATACGTTTGTGGGGCAGATGTTGCCCAAGGTGTATGCCTTTGCCGTCACGGTGGCCGTGACAGTCGCCACGGGCGGGAATGCGGTGGCCGGAGGAGCTGCTGGTGGGGCGACCGATGCTTTCTTGTCCGGAGGAAACGCGCATGATGTTCTAAGGGCAGCCGGAACCTCAGCTGTTCAAGCCGCCATCACTGCCGGGGTCCTGCATAACTTGGAACCGGGAGGTTGGCTGAAATCCCTCCCCATGCCTACCCAGGTGGCCGCCCATGTTGTCGGCCATGGTCTGGTGGGTGGCGCGGCCAATGAGGCCATGGGTGGAAAATTCATGGATGGATTTCTTTCCGCTGCTGCGGGGGCTCTTGGAACGGATATGGGCATTGCGCAGCACTTGGGCCTAGGCAAGCCCGGTGACTCCAGCAACGTTTTTGCCCGTGACATGGTGGCCGCGGTGATTGGCGGCACAGCGGCCGAGCTGGGTGGTGGTAAATTTGCCAATGGTGCCTTCATGGCGGCTTTCCAGCATCACTATAACGCGGAATTCGACAAATGGAGCGAAACGCATTATGAAGCGGACGATCGTTCTTTCCGGATAGATTCGAATGTTTATGGGAATGAAAAAGAAGGGGTGCGTAGCGGGAAAATTCAAATTCACATCGGTAGGCAGCATGAAGAATTTGTTTACAATCCAGAAAAGAACGAATTCTTTAATAAGGACGGTCAGAGATTGCCGATGAAAATTCGGAAGGCAGTTCTTAAGAATTCACAAGTTCAAAGAGGCTTGAATAAAGCTATCGCAAGATTAAAAACAGCAGGTGTGGTGATGAAGAATAGTGCGGGGCCGCTGATGTTGCTTGGTATTGTTATGTGGGGTAATAGTGCTGCTGGTGATGTGGAGAAGTATCGAGTTGCTGTCGAGGGAGGCAATCCGTCTTTGATTACTGCTGCACGAAGAGATATGATAGAAAATTCACCCATGATGGATTCATACAAGGTTCAGCTAACTATTAGCTTAACTGAAGTTGATGGTGGTGACGATAAATGA
- a CDS encoding DUF4279 domain-containing protein, with product MHDPADSTGDAEAVRLSMSLRVFSEDLDPEWVTSGLGVAPTLTYRKGDGYHGPDGRLRSIYKQGMWIHDVEERIDERIIGERLLEFVRIFEARKNFLKQAVEDGIRADVFVGVFDSEGIFPMKLSNDLLRTMGAMGLELDVSVYEREARTDGRRSDGGSVQTEFYQLDHEYEDLEGFEHVKFLGIYSSEELAVAARDSLLKQPGFSDHPEGFCISKVVLDRVEWSEGFVRAGDI from the coding sequence ATGCACGATCCTGCAGACAGCACAGGCGACGCGGAGGCGGTGAGGCTATCCATGTCGCTGCGGGTCTTTTCGGAAGATCTCGATCCGGAATGGGTGACCTCGGGATTGGGAGTGGCGCCAACTTTGACCTATCGGAAGGGTGACGGTTATCACGGCCCGGATGGCAGGCTCAGGAGCATCTACAAGCAGGGGATGTGGATCCATGATGTGGAGGAAAGGATCGATGAGAGGATCATCGGTGAACGCTTGCTGGAATTTGTCCGGATTTTCGAAGCGCGGAAAAATTTCCTGAAGCAGGCTGTGGAGGATGGAATCCGGGCGGATGTGTTCGTGGGTGTCTTTGACAGCGAGGGGATTTTCCCGATGAAGCTTTCCAACGACCTGCTCCGCACGATGGGTGCGATGGGCCTCGAGTTGGATGTGTCCGTCTATGAAAGAGAGGCTCGGACGGATGGGCGGCGATCAGATGGCGGGAGTGTCCAAACCGAATTTTACCAACTGGATCACGAATATGAGGATCTGGAGGGCTTTGAGCATGTGAAGTTCCTCGGAATCTATTCGAGTGAAGAGCTCGCCGTGGCTGCACGTGACTCTCTTTTGAAACAGCCGGGATTTTCGGATCATCCCGAAGGGTTTTGCATCTCCAAGGTGGTGCTGGATCGT
- a CDS encoding DUF4279 domain-containing protein: MDDIRNYLDDESTCKACHVMIRVSGDYDPAEVSRVVAVDPELSYRKGDEYVTKDGRTLRRPNSHWSVSTKDLDSRSMECHFLELRKRLGGVSRWEKIRQMDGVVVSIAVWWEAKGGFGDYFVTSKALSSLAGYGDDFEFYFL; encoded by the coding sequence ATGGATGATATCAGAAATTATCTGGACGATGAATCGACGTGCAAGGCGTGCCACGTCATGATCCGTGTCAGCGGTGACTATGACCCTGCGGAGGTTTCGCGTGTGGTGGCAGTCGATCCCGAACTGTCTTATCGGAAGGGGGACGAGTATGTGACCAAGGATGGCCGCACGCTCAGGAGGCCCAATTCGCATTGGTCGGTTTCCACCAAGGATCTCGATTCCCGGTCCATGGAGTGCCATTTTCTTGAGCTCCGGAAGCGGTTGGGAGGGGTGTCGCGGTGGGAAAAGATCAGGCAGATGGACGGGGTGGTGGTTTCCATCGCCGTCTGGTGGGAGGCGAAGGGCGGCTTCGGAGACTATTTCGTGACCTCCAAGGCGCTTTCGTCCCTGGCCGGGTATGGCGATGATTTCGAATTTTACTTTTTGTAG
- the rpiB gene encoding ribose 5-phosphate isomerase B, translating to MNIAIGSDHAGFHYKQAIIDHLRAAGHEVADFGTHSEVSVDYPLFIRPVAEAVAAGKFERGIVLGGSGNGEAMAANRVRGVRCGLCWNVESARLTRLHNDANVLSLGERMMDLETALAIVDVFLSTAFEGGRHVARIRELDA from the coding sequence ATGAACATCGCGATCGGCTCCGATCACGCCGGCTTTCACTACAAGCAGGCCATCATCGACCACCTCCGCGCCGCCGGGCACGAGGTGGCGGACTTCGGCACGCACTCGGAAGTGTCCGTGGATTATCCGCTCTTCATCCGTCCGGTGGCGGAGGCCGTGGCGGCGGGGAAATTCGAACGCGGCATCGTCCTCGGCGGTTCCGGGAATGGCGAGGCGATGGCCGCGAACCGCGTGCGCGGCGTGCGCTGCGGGCTGTGCTGGAACGTGGAATCCGCACGGCTGACCCGCCTCCACAATGACGCGAACGTGCTCTCGCTGGGCGAGCGGATGATGGATCTGGAAACCGCGCTGGCGATCGTAGACGTGTTTCTCAGCACCGCCTTCGAAGGCGGTCGCCATGTCGCGCGCATCCGCGAGCTGGATGCGTGA